GAATCAAGGTGGACGGACAAAGAAAAGAGATAGATGTCCTGAAATTAGGAATGAATGTAAATGTATACGCCAATAAAAAGCATTCCAATGGCTAAAAGACAAATGCCCTTTTTCAAAAGATGGGCACCGGAATGGCTGGTTAAGATCATTCTTTTCTCCATGACATTGCCGGGGATTATCATATTCTTTCTGCCACTATCCAACGTTAATGCAGCAGCAGGATATTATGGATGTGAGCCTGCAGATATTCAGTTTTCAGTGGCACTGTTTTATGCCGGATATGTGGGATTTTATAGTCTGGAAAGGAGGTTTTTCAGTTTTCTGGCAGCCAAGGAGTATTTTCTTTTATTTACAACCTTGCAGATAGTAGCCTGTCTGGTATGTTATTTCACCCGGGAAGTTTACATTTTATTTCCGATACGTTTTATTCAGGGAATGTTGTTTGCGGGTAACGTTAACCTTTCGCTTACGCAGATCTTTACAAGACTGAACAGTGAAAGAGGGCGGGAGATAAGCTTTTCCGTATTCTTTGGAATTTTGCTCTGTGCATTGCCCTTTAATAATTTAATTACAGCTGACCTTATAGACTCTTATAATTTTAATATTGTCTATAAAACAGCCATTTTTTCCTATCTGCCTGGACTTGTCTTCCTAACTCTTGCGATGAGTAATTACAGAACTCATGTGAGATTCCATCTGTATAAACTGGATTGGCAAAGTTTTGCAGTCTTTAGTACAATACTTGTGCTTATAGGATATATCATGATTTTTGGGCAGGAATATTATTGGCTGGAAGATAATCGGATTTTAGGAAGTGTAATAGGTATCATTGTTTTGGCAGGAATATCCATATTCCGCCAGCAAGCGATTAAAAGACCCTATATTGATCTTCGGATTTTTAAATACAGAAACTTTAAAGTGGGACTGTTGATTCTTTTTGTAATGTATATTTGTCGTTTTGCTTCGGGAATTACCAATAATTATTTTGCTACAGAACTACATCTTGACCCATTTTATATTTCCTATATTAATATTTTTAACCTTTGCGGACTTGTTATTGGGGTAATTATTGCCTGCTGTATGGTATTGCAGAAGAAAAGGATTCAATATATTTGGGGGCCTGGGTTTCTGATGTTGCTTGCCTTTCATGTTTTGATGTATTATTCCTTTGATGTTCAGGCTGATGAATTCAATTACTACATTCCGTTATTTCTTCAGGGATTAGGAGTGGGATTCATTATGGTACCAACTATTATTTACATTATTTCATCAGTTCCTGCTTCTATTGGCCCGTCAGCAGCGGCAACAGCCCTGGCGATAAGATATCTAGGGTTTTGCATCAGTATTGCATTGATCAATTTTTTTGAACTTTTCGAAAAAAGCCGTCACTATAATGCCTTTCAGGATCATTTAAGTGCAATAGATCCTGCTGTTAAAAGCTTTTTACATCAACAAACAGCTAAATTGACCGCTAAAGGAATGTTGGAAGATCATGCTGTAAAGGCTTCCAATAAATTACTGGTAGGAAGAATCAACGTCCAGAATCATGTTCGTTTTGCCATGGATTATTATGAAATGATGATGTGGCTCCTTGCCGCTACCATACTGCTGATTTTTCTTTTCCCGTATCTGAATCGTACAGCCCTTTATTTAAAATCCCGCAGATTATCTCCTGCATAATTGGATATGATCTTTGAGAATATTTTAAATACAAATACCATCAGAAAAGTATAGCTTATTAGCTAGTTTTTATAGTAGAGTGCTGAGACTGTCTTTTATGGCAGTCTCTTTTTGTTACATATTCGAAAGGCTATAAATATGGCTGAAAGTGTATATTTTTTGTCATTGCAGTCATGATGCGTTCTCTGTACATTTGTATCATACAAATAACGATATGGAAGATGTAGGAAAAGATACAGGAATAAAAAATATTGTGCTTTTGGTTTTACCGCAGGTGCAATTATTGGATGTAGCGGGACCTTGTGATGTTTTCACTTCAGCCAATCGTTTTTTATCTGAGGGAAGCTCCCAATCAGGATATCATGTCTGCCTTGTATCAGGAACATCAGAAAAGATTTTGTATTCAAGTTCCGGAATTCCGTTGAACTGTAGCCATACCATTTATGATATTGATTTTAATATTGACACCTTATTAGTTGCAGGAACTACACTTACCGTGTTGGATGAGATCAATCCGAATCTTTATTCCTATCTGCATAATATGAAAGGAAAAGTAAAACGGATGGGATCAGTGTGTGTAGGAGCATTTGTACTGGCAAAAGCCGGACTTTTAAAAGGGAAGCAGGTAACCACTCATTGGAAATACGCAGATACATTACAGAAAAGCTACCCAGAGTTGGAGGTCAATGTCAATCCTTTTTTTATCAGGGATCAGCAGATGTATACCTCTGGAGGTGTTTCTTCCGGGATGGATTTGGCATTGGCTGTTGTAGAGGAAGATTTTGGAAAACCTCTGGCCGCGGAAGTAGCACGTCATCTCGTTTTGCATTTAAAAAGAGCAGGAGTACAGTCGCAGTTTGGAAATGCTCTCCCTGATTATGAAACCCTGAGCCCTTTTACAAAAGGAATAAGAGATTTACTTAAAGATAAGCTAGGGAAGTCCATAAGCATTGAATATATGGCAGAATCTGTGAACATGAGTATTCGCAATTTTTCCAGAGTATTTTTAAAAGAATCAGGAATGACACCTGGTAGGTTTCTTGAAAAAATGAGGCTTGGTCAGGCAAAGAACATGCTTGAATACACGGATATGAGCATCGATATGATTGCTGAGAAATGTGGCTTTGGAAGTTCCGTTTCCCTTCGGAGGTTATTTCTGAAAAACCTTTCCATGTCTCCCGCACAATATAGAAGAGCATTCAAGGGACCAGAATAAATAAATTTTCACTTTTTGATAAACAATAAGGCTGATAATCATTTGTCAGCAGGCAAAAGCTATGTCTTTTTCAGAAAAATATTAATCTTAAAAAATAAAATAATGAAGCAAGCACAAAACAGTAAAACAATGAATGTAGCATTTTTAATTTATGATCAGGTAGAAGTTCTTGATCTGAACGGTCCTCTGGACGTTTTTGTTAAAGCAAATGTAGTACAACCCGGAAGCTATAACTGCTATACCGTGGGGAAAACCATGGAGCCGGTGTATACAGAGGCTAATACCATGTCAATAATTCCTACTTATGATATACAAACATCTCCAAAGCCTGATATGATTGTGATTCCCGGAACAAATCCTGATCAGGTAATGAAATGCCTCAAAGACAATGACTTTCAAAATATTGTATTGAACTGGGTGAAAAATAATGCTAATAATGGAACCGTTATTTTTACAATCTGCACAGGAAGTATGCTGTTATCAGAAACAGGAATCCTTGATCATTATGATATTACGACTCATAGCATGCTGCTGGATGCATTAGAAGCGCATAATCAGGAAAGTAATATTAAAAGAGGAGTACGATATGTTGATCAGGAACAGTTAATTACCACTGCAGGGATCACAGCCGGAATAGATGCCGCTCTATACTTAGTTGGGAAGCATCATGGAAAAGAATTGGTAAATACCTTGATTACCCTTTTTGAATATCAGCAGACAAGAGTGGAAGATTCGATAGCTAAACAGTAGAAGATTAATTTTCATAAAATCAATAAATGTAATTGATTTATAAACAGGTGTTTGATGTTTTTTCTTGAAATTATAAGTGAAAAAAACAGGAAAACAGTTGGATTTAAAAAGGATTTTTCTATCTTTGCAGTCCCTTAAACAAAGGGATTTACTTGAAAAAGTAAGTGGCCGACTCGGTAGCTCAGCTGGTAGAGCAATACACTTTTAATGTATGGGTCCTGGGTTCGAATCCCAGCCGGGTCACAATAAAAAAGAACTGCAATTTTGCAGTTCTTTTTTTGTTTTTTATAAGTAAATTTTAAATCAGCTCATCTATTTTTCCAGAAGAGTTGTGATGTATATTTGTATAATATCACGAGAATAGAGCCGGC
This genomic interval from Chryseobacterium joostei contains the following:
- a CDS encoding efflux MFS transporter permease, with the protein product MAKRQMPFFKRWAPEWLVKIILFSMTLPGIIIFFLPLSNVNAAAGYYGCEPADIQFSVALFYAGYVGFYSLERRFFSFLAAKEYFLLFTTLQIVACLVCYFTREVYILFPIRFIQGMLFAGNVNLSLTQIFTRLNSERGREISFSVFFGILLCALPFNNLITADLIDSYNFNIVYKTAIFSYLPGLVFLTLAMSNYRTHVRFHLYKLDWQSFAVFSTILVLIGYIMIFGQEYYWLEDNRILGSVIGIIVLAGISIFRQQAIKRPYIDLRIFKYRNFKVGLLILFVMYICRFASGITNNYFATELHLDPFYISYINIFNLCGLVIGVIIACCMVLQKKRIQYIWGPGFLMLLAFHVLMYYSFDVQADEFNYYIPLFLQGLGVGFIMVPTIIYIISSVPASIGPSAAATALAIRYLGFCISIALINFFELFEKSRHYNAFQDHLSAIDPAVKSFLHQQTAKLTAKGMLEDHAVKASNKLLVGRINVQNHVRFAMDYYEMMMWLLAATILLIFLFPYLNRTALYLKSRRLSPA
- a CDS encoding DJ-1/PfpI family protein, encoding MKQAQNSKTMNVAFLIYDQVEVLDLNGPLDVFVKANVVQPGSYNCYTVGKTMEPVYTEANTMSIIPTYDIQTSPKPDMIVIPGTNPDQVMKCLKDNDFQNIVLNWVKNNANNGTVIFTICTGSMLLSETGILDHYDITTHSMLLDALEAHNQESNIKRGVRYVDQEQLITTAGITAGIDAALYLVGKHHGKELVNTLITLFEYQQTRVEDSIAKQ
- a CDS encoding GlxA family transcriptional regulator, with amino-acid sequence MEDVGKDTGIKNIVLLVLPQVQLLDVAGPCDVFTSANRFLSEGSSQSGYHVCLVSGTSEKILYSSSGIPLNCSHTIYDIDFNIDTLLVAGTTLTVLDEINPNLYSYLHNMKGKVKRMGSVCVGAFVLAKAGLLKGKQVTTHWKYADTLQKSYPELEVNVNPFFIRDQQMYTSGGVSSGMDLALAVVEEDFGKPLAAEVARHLVLHLKRAGVQSQFGNALPDYETLSPFTKGIRDLLKDKLGKSISIEYMAESVNMSIRNFSRVFLKESGMTPGRFLEKMRLGQAKNMLEYTDMSIDMIAEKCGFGSSVSLRRLFLKNLSMSPAQYRRAFKGPE